The Fibrobacter sp. genome contains a region encoding:
- a CDS encoding zinc ribbon domain-containing protein: protein MPIFEYRCKKCGKIFEELVTGNRDQTLPCPSCGSLTTEKLMSVIGGISMGRSSDNFCASSCANARSCAASGGGCCPHGG, encoded by the coding sequence ATGCCGATTTTTGAATACCGCTGCAAGAAATGCGGGAAAATATTTGAAGAGCTTGTTACCGGGAACAGGGATCAGACCCTCCCCTGCCCATCATGCGGTTCTCTCACTACAGAAAAACTGATGTCTGTTATAGGAGGAATCTCCATGGGCAGAAGCAGTGATAATTTCTGTGCATCAAGCTGTGCTAATGCCCGGTCCTGTGCCGCATCAGGAGGCGGATGCTGTCCGCATGGAGGATAA